The following proteins come from a genomic window of Candidatus Paceibacterota bacterium:
- a CDS encoding single-stranded DNA-binding protein, whose protein sequence is MPTTAAAALLTAARRLRADTTRLSFQPPVSHIYNPLTYAWAPYEAYLRKFATAPKRVIFLGMNPGPFGMVQTGVPFGEVAAVRDWLGIKGPVGKPSRPHPRRPVIGFACPRSEVSGRRLWGLFAARFGTPQRFFAAHIVMNYCPLAFLEPGGRNRTPNKLPASEKAALFAACDRHLRAVVAALQPEWLIGIGDFAAKRAQQVLGNTSVKLGRILHPSPASPAANRNWNALATRQLETLGAWR, encoded by the coding sequence ATGCCCACCACTGCCGCCGCCGCCCTCCTCACCGCCGCTCGCCGCCTCCGCGCTGACACGACCCGCCTCTCGTTTCAGCCACCCGTCTCCCACATCTACAACCCCCTCACCTATGCCTGGGCGCCTTACGAAGCATACCTTCGCAAGTTCGCCACCGCGCCTAAACGCGTCATCTTCCTCGGCATGAACCCTGGCCCCTTTGGCATGGTACAGACCGGCGTGCCCTTTGGCGAAGTCGCTGCCGTGCGCGACTGGCTCGGCATCAAAGGCCCCGTCGGCAAGCCCTCCCGACCCCATCCACGCCGCCCCGTCATCGGCTTTGCCTGTCCCCGCTCGGAAGTCAGCGGCCGACGTTTGTGGGGCCTTTTCGCCGCGCGCTTCGGCACGCCGCAACGCTTCTTCGCCGCCCACATCGTCATGAACTACTGTCCGCTCGCCTTCCTGGAACCGGGCGGCCGCAACCGCACCCCCAACAAGCTGCCCGCCTCAGAAAAGGCTGCTCTCTTTGCCGCCTGTGACCGCCACCTGCGGGCCGTCGTCGCCGCTCTGCAACCCGAATGGCTCATTGGCATCGGCGATTTCGCCGCCAAACGGGCGCAGCAAGTCCTCGGCAATACCTCAGTGAAACTCGGCCGCATCCTCCATCCCAGCCCCGCAAGCCCTGCTGCCAACCGTAACTGGAATGCCCTCGCCACACGCCAACTCGAAACGCTCGGCGCTTGGCGGTAG